One part of the Solanum dulcamara chromosome 3, daSolDulc1.2, whole genome shotgun sequence genome encodes these proteins:
- the LOC129882185 gene encoding uncharacterized protein LOC129882185 isoform X1 — protein MVGNKADLLGTKFCFHRRLRSDKPNSLHKKQQKEKISKAMRRRLKPRVPLPPPLLSLLCSSILLSSFPELITAAVVTLDSIEIYNTHEFLGSAPEVYFQCKGENRTIYLPDVKKKHELYTFKGEESWQPLTELEEKRCKRCGIYEKDSFIKPDDIFDEWEFCASDFTRPDGKYIHFKEKEFNATFLCPDCVPLEGASNHTDVPRNKGKGMHWALVFLICVLVTTFVVLGAVTAYQYWQKRKKQQDQARFLKLFEESDDIEDELGIGPLSHVI, from the exons ATGGTCGGTAACAAAGCCGACTTATTAGGTACAAAATTTTGCTTCCATCGTCGTCTTCGATCAGACAAACCCAATTCCTTGCACAAAAAgcaacaaaaagagaaaatctCTAAAGCGATGCGTCGTCGTTTAAAGCCTAGggttcctcttcctcctcctctccTTTCGCTCTTGTGTAGCTCGATTCTTCTCAGTTCGTTTCCAG AATTGATTACAGCGGCGGTTGTAACACTAGATTCGATCGAAATATATAATACTCATGAATTTCTCGGATCAGCACCGGAAGTTTATTTTCAGTGTAAAGGTGAAAATAGAACAATATATTTGCCTGATGTGAAGAAGAAACATGAGTTGTATACTTTCAAGGGAGAAGAGTCTTGGCAG CCTCTGACAGAACTTGAAGAAAAAAGGTGCAAACGATGCGGGATATATGAGAAAGACTCATTTATAAAGCCTGATGATATATTTGATGAATGGGAGTTCTGTGCTTCTGATTTTACTAGACCTGATGGGAAGTATATTCATTTCAAGGAGAAAGAATTCAATGCCACATTTTTGTGTCCAGACTGTGTCCCTCTTGAAGGTG CTTCAAATCACACTGATGTCCCGCGGAATAAGGGAAAGGGAATGCACTGGGCACTAGTGTTTCTGATATGTGTGTTAGTGACGACTTTTGTAGTTCTTGGAGCAGTGACTGCCTACCAATATTGGCAAAAGAGAAAGAAACAACAAGACCAAGCTCGATTCTTGAAGCTGTTTGAAGAGAGTGATGACATAGAGGACGAATTGGGTATTGGACCACTTAGTCATGTCATTTAg
- the LOC129882185 gene encoding uncharacterized protein LOC129882185 isoform X2: MVGNKADLLGTKFCFHRRLRSDKPNSLHKKQQKEKISKAMRRRLKPRVPLPPPLLSLLCSSILLSSFPELITAAVVTLDSIEIYNTHEFLGSAPEVYFQCKGENRTIYLPDVKKKHELYTFKGEESWQPLTELEEKRCKRCGIYEKDSFIKPDDIFDEWEFCASDFTRPDGKYIHFKEKEFNATFLCPDCVPLEASNHTDVPRNKGKGMHWALVFLICVLVTTFVVLGAVTAYQYWQKRKKQQDQARFLKLFEESDDIEDELGIGPLSHVI, from the exons ATGGTCGGTAACAAAGCCGACTTATTAGGTACAAAATTTTGCTTCCATCGTCGTCTTCGATCAGACAAACCCAATTCCTTGCACAAAAAgcaacaaaaagagaaaatctCTAAAGCGATGCGTCGTCGTTTAAAGCCTAGggttcctcttcctcctcctctccTTTCGCTCTTGTGTAGCTCGATTCTTCTCAGTTCGTTTCCAG AATTGATTACAGCGGCGGTTGTAACACTAGATTCGATCGAAATATATAATACTCATGAATTTCTCGGATCAGCACCGGAAGTTTATTTTCAGTGTAAAGGTGAAAATAGAACAATATATTTGCCTGATGTGAAGAAGAAACATGAGTTGTATACTTTCAAGGGAGAAGAGTCTTGGCAG CCTCTGACAGAACTTGAAGAAAAAAGGTGCAAACGATGCGGGATATATGAGAAAGACTCATTTATAAAGCCTGATGATATATTTGATGAATGGGAGTTCTGTGCTTCTGATTTTACTAGACCTGATGGGAAGTATATTCATTTCAAGGAGAAAGAATTCAATGCCACATTTTTGTGTCCAGACTGTGTCCCTCTTGAAG CTTCAAATCACACTGATGTCCCGCGGAATAAGGGAAAGGGAATGCACTGGGCACTAGTGTTTCTGATATGTGTGTTAGTGACGACTTTTGTAGTTCTTGGAGCAGTGACTGCCTACCAATATTGGCAAAAGAGAAAGAAACAACAAGACCAAGCTCGATTCTTGAAGCTGTTTGAAGAGAGTGATGACATAGAGGACGAATTGGGTATTGGACCACTTAGTCATGTCATTTAg
- the LOC129882185 gene encoding uncharacterized protein LOC129882185 isoform X3, translated as MVGNKADLLGTKFCFHRRLRSDKPNSLHKKQQKEKISKAMRRRLKPRVPLPPPLLSLLCSSILLSSFPELITAAVVTLDSIEIYNTHEFLGSAPEVYFQCKGENRTIYLPDVKKKHELYTFKGEESWQPLTELEEKRCKRCGIYEKDSFIKPDDIFDEWEFCASDFTRPDGKYIHFKEKEFNATFLCPDCVPLEGVLGAVTAYQYWQKRKKQQDQARFLKLFEESDDIEDELGIGPLSHVI; from the exons ATGGTCGGTAACAAAGCCGACTTATTAGGTACAAAATTTTGCTTCCATCGTCGTCTTCGATCAGACAAACCCAATTCCTTGCACAAAAAgcaacaaaaagagaaaatctCTAAAGCGATGCGTCGTCGTTTAAAGCCTAGggttcctcttcctcctcctctccTTTCGCTCTTGTGTAGCTCGATTCTTCTCAGTTCGTTTCCAG AATTGATTACAGCGGCGGTTGTAACACTAGATTCGATCGAAATATATAATACTCATGAATTTCTCGGATCAGCACCGGAAGTTTATTTTCAGTGTAAAGGTGAAAATAGAACAATATATTTGCCTGATGTGAAGAAGAAACATGAGTTGTATACTTTCAAGGGAGAAGAGTCTTGGCAG CCTCTGACAGAACTTGAAGAAAAAAGGTGCAAACGATGCGGGATATATGAGAAAGACTCATTTATAAAGCCTGATGATATATTTGATGAATGGGAGTTCTGTGCTTCTGATTTTACTAGACCTGATGGGAAGTATATTCATTTCAAGGAGAAAGAATTCAATGCCACATTTTTGTGTCCAGACTGTGTCCCTCTTGAAGGTG TTCTTGGAGCAGTGACTGCCTACCAATATTGGCAAAAGAGAAAGAAACAACAAGACCAAGCTCGATTCTTGAAGCTGTTTGAAGAGAGTGATGACATAGAGGACGAATTGGGTATTGGACCACTTAGTCATGTCATTTAg